A DNA window from Acidobacteriota bacterium contains the following coding sequences:
- a CDS encoding HEAT repeat domain-containing protein, which translates to MKPLEILDNTPPWEWPPDAAKTLKNTMENRRADEDDRVLATELAGDLCVMDDEIGNRLLAILCDRSEPEVVRAAAAISMGPALQSMDELEICGRTEYDEPPVSDVLYHKLKQALQKTFRDPAEPDLVRRRCLEASVRAIQDWHTDAVRECWGKDDEEWKLTAVFCMGYVQGFDTQILEALHSDNPWILHHAVRAAGEQAVEEAWPRIRAILADPKTDKMLLLTALEAVSNFEHPEFAIELDPFLDSPDEDIREAALEAVQTLQSDWGLGEDDDALDEDDLDEDEEEQPPRRTH; encoded by the coding sequence ATGAAACCGCTCGAGATCCTGGACAACACCCCCCCGTGGGAGTGGCCCCCGGACGCCGCGAAAACCCTGAAAAACACCATGGAAAACCGCCGCGCCGACGAGGACGACCGGGTCCTCGCCACCGAACTGGCGGGGGACCTGTGCGTCATGGACGACGAGATCGGCAACCGGCTGCTGGCCATCCTGTGCGACCGGTCCGAACCGGAGGTCGTCCGGGCGGCGGCCGCCATCTCCATGGGCCCCGCCCTCCAGTCCATGGACGAGCTGGAGATCTGCGGCCGCACCGAGTACGACGAGCCGCCGGTCTCCGACGTCCTCTACCACAAGTTGAAGCAGGCCTTGCAGAAGACGTTCCGGGACCCCGCGGAGCCCGACCTCGTCCGGCGGCGCTGCCTGGAGGCCTCGGTGCGCGCCATCCAGGACTGGCACACCGACGCGGTCCGGGAGTGCTGGGGCAAAGACGACGAGGAGTGGAAGCTCACGGCGGTCTTCTGCATGGGCTACGTCCAGGGATTCGATACGCAGATCCTCGAGGCGCTCCACAGCGACAACCCCTGGATCCTCCATCACGCCGTCCGGGCCGCCGGCGAGCAGGCGGTGGAGGAGGCCTGGCCCCGCATCCGGGCGATCCTCGCCGACCCGAAGACCGACAAGATGCTGCTCCTGACCGCCCTGGAGGCCGTGTCCAACTTCGAACACCCCGAGTTCGCCATTGAATTGGACCCCTTTCTCGACTCCCCGGACGAGGATATCCGCGAGGCGGCCCTGGAGGCGGTGCAGACCCTGCAGTCCGATTGGGGTCTCGGCGAGGACGACGACGCCTTGGATGAAGACGACCTGGACGAGGACGAGGAGGAGCAGCCTCCCCGGCGCACGCACTGA
- a CDS encoding diguanylate cyclase, which produces MENVKQAILVSTTDPTELVLIRQWVGAGRDVLAVSGTSELLEYCRSGRVDLFLMDPEVPGMGGYEACRKLKADPRGKSVPVLVILPGGTDWTPGLEVGAHDIVERPFNPPLLKARVQNCLELKHYRDYVDNLSLTDPLTGLANRRRFDEYLDGEWRRGIRNRKPLSLILIDLDFFRAYNEFHGRLAGDECLRQFTQVLTGTVHRPGDLVARYGGEEFGCILPETDVVGALQVASWIEQRLFALRIPHGASKLTDHVTVSMGIASAIPSYEQEPAELAEQAEYFLIQAKQNGRNRIETALPDKDLPNRHER; this is translated from the coding sequence ATGGAGAACGTCAAGCAAGCCATCCTCGTGTCCACAACGGACCCGACGGAGCTGGTCCTCATCCGGCAGTGGGTCGGCGCGGGGCGGGACGTCCTGGCGGTGTCCGGCACCAGCGAACTGCTGGAGTACTGCCGGTCCGGACGGGTCGATCTCTTCCTGATGGACCCGGAGGTGCCCGGGATGGGGGGCTACGAGGCCTGCCGGAAGCTCAAGGCCGACCCCCGCGGCAAGTCCGTCCCCGTCCTGGTGATTCTTCCCGGCGGGACGGACTGGACCCCCGGCCTGGAGGTCGGGGCCCACGACATCGTGGAGCGCCCCTTCAACCCGCCGCTGCTCAAGGCGCGGGTGCAGAACTGCCTGGAACTGAAGCACTACCGGGACTACGTGGACAACCTCTCCCTCACCGACCCCCTGACAGGCCTCGCCAACCGCCGGCGCTTCGACGAGTACCTGGACGGCGAGTGGCGGCGGGGCATCCGCAACCGCAAACCCCTGTCCCTGATCCTCATCGACCTGGATTTCTTCCGGGCCTACAACGAATTCCACGGCCGGCTCGCGGGCGACGAGTGCCTGCGGCAGTTCACCCAGGTGCTGACGGGGACGGTTCACCGGCCGGGGGACCTGGTCGCCCGCTACGGCGGCGAGGAGTTCGGCTGCATCCTTCCGGAGACCGACGTGGTGGGGGCCCTCCAGGTGGCCTCCTGGATCGAGCAGCGCCTCTTCGCCCTGCGCATCCCCCACGGGGCCTCGAAGCTCACGGACCACGTCACCGTGAGCATGGGCATCGCCTCCGCCATCCCCTCCTACGAGCAGGAGCCGGCCGAACTGGCGGAGCAGGCCGAGTACTTCCTGATCCAGGCCAAGCAGAACGGCCGCAACCGCATCGAGACCGCCCTCCCCGACAAAGACCTCCCCAACCGTCACGAACGCTGA
- a CDS encoding saccharopine dehydrogenase NADP-binding domain-containing protein encodes MKLTVFGAGMMGLGAIYDLLRQDDLETLYVVDAGREHLMRVSDRFGDPRLRPLAVNLDDPGAEAALSRALADSDGLLSCVPYRYNLALTRMAIAHHCHFTDLGGNNDVVDSQFALDAEARAAGVAVIPDCGLAPGTVSILAGYGISLMDKAINVHMRVGGLPRDPRPPLNYKLVFSVNGLINEYIEPARAIRDGRITEIESLGELETLAFPPPFESLEAFVTSGGTSTLVKTFEFQVKNLDYKTIRYPGHCEAIRVLKFLGLTESRPVYIDGNPVSPRAVLEHCMAETLAEEGPDVILARVWVEGVRDGKPATVTFELVDHHDEATGLSAMARTTAFAETVVMLMLVRGQIPQRGTLFQELVVPGDAFIREMAARGVNYRQS; translated from the coding sequence ATGAAGCTGACCGTTTTCGGCGCCGGCATGATGGGTCTGGGCGCCATTTACGACCTGCTCCGGCAGGACGACCTGGAAACCCTGTACGTGGTGGACGCGGGCAGGGAGCACCTGATGCGCGTCTCCGACCGCTTCGGCGACCCGCGGCTGCGTCCGCTGGCCGTGAACCTGGACGACCCCGGCGCCGAGGCCGCCCTCTCCCGCGCCCTGGCCGACTCCGACGGCCTTCTCAGCTGCGTGCCCTACCGCTACAACCTTGCCCTCACCCGCATGGCCATCGCCCACCACTGCCACTTCACCGACCTGGGCGGCAACAACGACGTGGTGGACAGCCAGTTTGCCCTCGACGCGGAGGCCCGGGCGGCCGGCGTGGCCGTGATCCCCGACTGCGGCCTGGCCCCGGGCACCGTCAGCATCCTGGCCGGGTACGGCATTTCGCTCATGGACAAGGCGATAAACGTCCACATGCGCGTGGGCGGGCTGCCCCGCGACCCCCGCCCTCCCCTGAACTACAAGCTGGTCTTCTCCGTCAACGGGCTCATCAACGAGTACATCGAGCCGGCCCGCGCCATCCGGGACGGCCGGATCACCGAAATCGAGTCCCTGGGCGAGCTGGAGACCCTCGCCTTCCCCCCGCCCTTCGAGTCGCTCGAAGCCTTCGTCACCTCGGGGGGAACGTCCACCCTCGTCAAGACCTTCGAGTTCCAGGTGAAGAACCTCGACTACAAGACCATCCGCTACCCGGGCCACTGCGAGGCCATCCGCGTGCTGAAGTTCCTGGGGTTGACCGAGAGCCGGCCCGTCTACATCGACGGCAACCCGGTGTCCCCCCGGGCGGTCCTGGAGCACTGCATGGCCGAAACCCTGGCCGAGGAGGGGCCGGACGTCATCCTGGCCCGGGTCTGGGTCGAGGGCGTCCGGGACGGGAAGCCCGCGACGGTGACCTTCGAACTGGTGGATCACCACGACGAGGCCACGGGGCTCTCCGCCATGGCCCGGACCACCGCCTTCGCCGAGACCGTGGTGATGCTGATGCTGGTGCGGGGGCAGATCCCCCAGCGGGGCACACTGTTCCAGGAACTCGTCGTCCCCGGTGACGCCTTCATCCGCGAGATGGCCGCCCGCGGGGTGAACTACCGGCAATCGTGA
- a CDS encoding methyltransferase domain-containing protein, with protein sequence MTPWNAAPSARETAAGLLERALEGQAPFGFEEMDLPLDALGPADRRLAHEIVLGTLRRLPALDAALAPFLRQPLDRMDPPLRALLRTAAYQLRFLDRVPDYAVVSESVKIARRRVGPRAAGFVNAVLRKVAAAPPARPEGPAEAHCHPEWLVERWLRHWPEADLSRWMAESNRTPPVHVTVWTPRISLAAFLDRARAEGGEPSELFPAPGGGSQPGGRLPVVEIAAGPDRASARAPHDVARSLAAEGLCFLQDAGAALAALAVPDRPYRRVLDLCAAPGGKAFVLAMRFPGAWVTAADRSPARLRALEARRAQLGAGNVRPVAADAVKPPFREGAFDLVLADVPCSGTGTLRRNPDLRWKLTPERIVRLPRLQAAILEAAASLTAPGGVLAYVTCSAEPEENEDVVERFRGSRGDRFRPVHPGEGFRAWTTPAGHLRTFPSATAGEGFFCALFERTGG encoded by the coding sequence GTGACGCCCTGGAACGCCGCGCCTTCCGCCCGCGAGACCGCCGCCGGCCTCCTGGAGCGGGCGCTGGAAGGGCAGGCGCCCTTCGGCTTCGAGGAGATGGACCTCCCCCTCGACGCCCTCGGCCCCGCCGACCGACGCCTGGCCCACGAGATCGTCCTGGGGACGCTCCGGCGGCTCCCGGCGCTGGACGCGGCCCTGGCCCCCTTCCTCCGCCAACCGCTGGACCGGATGGACCCGCCGCTGAGGGCCCTGCTGCGGACCGCCGCCTACCAGCTCCGGTTCCTGGACCGGGTCCCCGACTACGCCGTGGTCTCGGAGAGCGTGAAGATCGCCCGGCGACGCGTAGGCCCCCGGGCCGCCGGTTTCGTCAACGCGGTGCTCCGCAAGGTTGCGGCGGCCCCGCCCGCCCGGCCGGAAGGCCCCGCGGAGGCGCACTGCCACCCCGAGTGGCTGGTGGAACGGTGGCTCCGGCACTGGCCCGAGGCCGACCTGTCGCGGTGGATGGCGGAATCGAACCGGACGCCCCCCGTCCACGTCACGGTCTGGACCCCGCGGATCTCCCTCGCCGCGTTCCTCGACCGGGCGCGGGCGGAGGGCGGGGAGCCGTCTGAACTTTTCCCGGCCCCGGGGGGCGGCTCTCAACCGGGCGGCCGGCTGCCGGTGGTGGAGATCGCCGCCGGCCCGGACCGGGCGTCGGCCCGGGCCCCCCACGACGTCGCCCGGTCCCTGGCCGCGGAGGGACTCTGCTTCCTCCAGGACGCCGGGGCGGCCCTGGCGGCCCTGGCCGTCCCGGACCGGCCCTACCGCCGGGTCCTGGATCTCTGCGCCGCGCCGGGCGGGAAGGCCTTTGTCCTGGCGATGCGCTTCCCCGGGGCATGGGTCACGGCGGCCGACCGCTCGCCCGCCCGCCTTCGGGCCCTCGAGGCCCGTCGCGCGCAACTCGGGGCCGGCAACGTCCGCCCCGTGGCGGCGGACGCGGTCAAACCGCCCTTCCGCGAGGGGGCTTTCGACCTGGTCCTCGCGGACGTCCCCTGTTCCGGCACGGGGACCCTCCGCCGGAACCCCGACCTGCGGTGGAAGCTCACCCCGGAGCGGATCGTGCGCCTCCCCCGCCTACAGGCCGCCATCCTGGAGGCCGCGGCGTCCCTGACGGCGCCCGGCGGCGTCCTGGCCTACGTGACCTGCTCCGCCGAGCCGGAGGAGAACGAGGACGTGGTGGAACGCTTCCGGGGGTCCCGGGGCGACCGGTTCCGCCCGGTCCACCCCGGGGAGGGCTTCCGGGCGTGGACGACGCCGGCGGGGCACCTGCGGACCTTCCCCTCGGCCACGGCCGGGGAGGGTTTTTTTTGCGCCTTATTCGAACGCACAGGAGGATGA
- a CDS encoding permease: MASATELFRTLLTAFWENLALMAPYLLFGFAMAGLLSVVVPTALVERHLAGKGFLPPLKAALLSLPLPLCSCGVIPVAASLRRQGAGKGATSAFLVVTPQTGADNILATYSLLGPLFAVFTPVATFLSGLAGGWAVTLADRDPASAPPLTKPAGRENGNVLTRALRHGFVTLPADVGKTLLVGLILAGFISAVIPENFFERFPGGGGGIGTMLLTMLAGIPMYVCATASIPIAAALVAKGLSPGAALVFLITGPVTNGAAFAAIFRLLGRRAGLVHLASIAVSALAMGVLIDHLFPAGLIAAQVRDRSPACHVESGGEWLSVAWAVGLLVVLALAMRPAGRPGRAAKAGPGRTPPGGAPLDEAPGVGAGEALGEGVTTVHWRVHGMTCAHCTAGVKAALSTCLGVRAVAVDLAGRRVSVTGRDLDPVALEEALRQAGFPAERTGPDPGGPSP, translated from the coding sequence ATGGCAAGCGCAACCGAACTCTTCCGTACCCTTCTGACCGCCTTCTGGGAGAACCTGGCCCTCATGGCGCCCTACCTCCTCTTCGGCTTCGCCATGGCCGGCCTCCTGTCCGTTGTCGTCCCGACCGCTCTGGTGGAGCGTCACCTGGCGGGCAAGGGCTTCCTGCCGCCCCTGAAGGCGGCCCTCCTGAGCCTGCCCCTCCCCCTGTGCTCCTGCGGCGTCATCCCGGTGGCCGCCTCGCTCCGACGCCAGGGGGCGGGGAAGGGCGCCACGTCGGCCTTCCTCGTGGTGACGCCCCAGACCGGCGCCGACAACATCCTGGCCACCTACAGCCTCCTGGGGCCGCTCTTTGCGGTTTTCACCCCGGTGGCCACCTTCCTGAGCGGCCTCGCGGGTGGGTGGGCGGTGACCCTGGCCGACCGTGACCCCGCCTCCGCCCCTCCCCTCACGAAACCGGCGGGGAGGGAGAACGGGAACGTCCTGACGCGGGCCCTTCGCCACGGCTTCGTGACCCTCCCGGCGGACGTCGGTAAAACGCTTCTGGTCGGGCTGATCCTGGCGGGGTTCATCAGCGCCGTCATCCCCGAGAACTTCTTCGAACGGTTCCCCGGCGGCGGCGGCGGGATCGGGACCATGCTGCTGACGATGCTGGCGGGAATCCCCATGTACGTTTGCGCCACCGCCTCGATCCCCATCGCGGCGGCCCTGGTCGCCAAGGGCCTCTCGCCCGGCGCCGCCCTGGTCTTTCTCATCACGGGGCCGGTGACCAACGGTGCGGCCTTCGCCGCGATCTTCAGGCTCCTGGGGCGGCGGGCGGGGCTGGTCCACCTCGCGTCCATCGCCGTCAGCGCCCTGGCCATGGGGGTCCTGATCGACCACCTCTTCCCGGCGGGCCTGATCGCCGCCCAGGTTCGGGACCGATCCCCCGCCTGCCACGTGGAGAGCGGGGGGGAGTGGCTGTCCGTCGCATGGGCCGTGGGTCTGCTCGTGGTCCTCGCCTTGGCGATGCGGCCGGCCGGGCGCCCGGGCCGGGCGGCGAAGGCGGGCCCGGGGCGGACCCCGCCCGGCGGAGCGCCCTTGGACGAGGCCCCCGGGGTCGGGGCGGGCGAAGCCCTCGGGGAAGGGGTGACCACCGTGCACTGGCGGGTGCACGGCATGACCTGCGCCCACTGCACGGCGGGGGTGAAAGCGGCGCTCTCGACGTGCCTGGGGGTGAGGGCGGTGGCCGTGGACCTGGCGGGGCGGAGGGTGTCGGTAACGGGCCGGGACCTGGACCCCGTCGCCCTCGAGGAGGCCCTCCGCCAGGCCGGTTTCCCGGCGGAGCGCACGGGGCCCGACCCCGGGGGGCCCTCCCCCTGA
- a CDS encoding cyanophycinase, with protein MIGPGGGSPAGRLLLVGGAEDRRYQKVVLRRVVAEAGPGGILVVPAASSRPETTAREYEDAFGGLGAGAVGSFHVVCREDAESPAAADAVGAAGLVFFTGGDQVKLVGLLEGTRLMAEVRRRFGEGLAVAGTSAGAMACADPMLFDGDRDGLTKGVIGTAPGFGFVRGIAVDSHFLQRYRLLRLTQFLSAGHAARAIGLPEDGGVLLTPDGVLEALGEGPVTVLSRSPRFETDYAEREDRQPISATGLEIGFLSPGAKFDTVAWARKG; from the coding sequence GTGATCGGCCCCGGCGGCGGGAGTCCCGCGGGCCGCCTGCTCCTGGTGGGGGGGGCGGAGGACCGGCGTTACCAGAAGGTGGTCCTCCGGCGGGTCGTGGCGGAGGCCGGCCCCGGGGGGATCCTGGTGGTCCCCGCGGCCAGCAGCCGGCCCGAGACGACGGCCCGGGAGTACGAGGACGCGTTCGGCGGCCTGGGGGCGGGCGCCGTGGGCTCCTTCCACGTCGTTTGCCGGGAGGACGCCGAGTCCCCCGCGGCCGCCGACGCGGTGGGCGCCGCCGGGTTGGTGTTCTTCACCGGGGGGGACCAGGTGAAACTGGTCGGGCTTCTCGAGGGGACCCGGTTGATGGCGGAGGTCCGTCGGCGCTTCGGCGAGGGCCTGGCCGTGGCGGGGACCAGCGCTGGGGCCATGGCCTGCGCCGACCCCATGCTCTTCGACGGCGACCGGGACGGCCTGACGAAAGGCGTGATCGGCACGGCGCCGGGGTTCGGGTTCGTGCGGGGGATCGCCGTCGATTCCCACTTCCTCCAGCGGTACCGCCTTCTTCGCCTGACGCAGTTCCTCAGCGCCGGCCACGCCGCCCGCGCCATCGGCCTTCCCGAGGACGGGGGCGTCCTCCTGACCCCCGACGGCGTCCTGGAAGCCCTGGGGGAGGGGCCCGTCACCGTCCTGTCCAGGTCCCCCCGCTTCGAGACCGACTACGCCGAGCGCGAAGACCGTCAACCCATCTCCGCCACCGGTCTCGAGATCGGCTTCCTCTCCCCCGGGGCGAAATTCGACACCGTGGCGTGGGCGCGGAAGGGCTGA